A window from Onychostoma macrolepis isolate SWU-2019 chromosome 07, ASM1243209v1, whole genome shotgun sequence encodes these proteins:
- the LOC131544671 gene encoding uncharacterized protein LOC131544671 isoform X1 — MKKLCKCLWILLGFLSIQETANGADENAALWRNTNQSSDWDSSWISSYAVDGLRNRCAHTLTETNPWWRVDLLNEYQVNKVAITNRHHLTAYQRINGAVIRVGNFPDDIYSNTVCAVISTIPSGATSNFSCGGIEGRYVIVHISGNLKTLTLCEVEVYGKVMGNWASRGTVIQSSTSGDRFAEKAIDGNRGLQQLYTGCSSTLNQTNPWWRLDLRDVYRVSRVVITNRKDCCAEQMNGVEIHIGNSLKNNGSNNPICAVIPAIPAGESYSYSCGGMEGRYVNLIIPGDMKTLTLCEVEVFGEGPVLKRSIVKMLFNSRADLTDQPMRENILIQFGSVLADKGFTNVTLSWIQTPEQVIQKGKAPKSCIKVP, encoded by the exons ATGAAGAAGCTCTGCAAGTGCCTGTGGATCTTACTGG GGTTTTTATCAATTCAAGAAACCGCAAATGGAGCAGATG AGAACGCAGCACTATGGCGCAACACAAACCAATCGTCCGATTGGGATTCCAGCTGGATTTCTAGCTATGCTGTTGATGGTTTGCGCAACAGATGTGCACACACCCTCACAGAAACCAACCCGTGGTGGAGAGTGGATCTGCTGAATGAATACCAAGTGAACAAAGTGGCCATCACTAACAGACATCACCTCACCGCTTATCAGAGGATAAACGGGGCGGTGATTCGTGTTGGGAACTTCCCTGACGACATTTACAGCAACACCGT ATGTGCTGTAATTTCTACTATTCCTTCTGGAGCCACATCCAACTTCTCATGCGGTGGGATTGAGGGACGTTACGTGATTGTTCATATTTCTGGAAATCTGAAGACTCTTACTCTCTGTGAGGTCGAAGTCTACGGGAAGGTGATGG GAAATTGGGCATCAAGAGGAACAGTTATACAGTCATCAACATCTGGGGACAGGTTTGCTGAAAAGGCTATTGATGGTAATCGAGGTCTCCAGCAGTTGTATACGGGATGCTCCTCAACACTTAATCAGACTAACCCATGGTGGAGGCTGGATCTGCGTGATGTTTATCGAGTTAGTAGAGTGGTCATTACCAACAGAAAAGACTGTTGTGCTGAACAAATGAACGGAGTGGAGATTCACATCGGAAACTCTTTGAAGAACAACGGCAGCAACAATCCCAT aTGTGCTGTTATTCCTGCTATTCCTGCAGGTGAGTCCTACAGCTACTCATGCGGTGGGATGGAGGGACGTTACGTCAATCTGATCATTCCTGGAGACATGAAGACACTCACTCTCTGTGAGGTGGAGGTTTTTGGAGAAG GTCCTGTTTTAAAAAGATCAAttgtaaaaatgctgtttaaCTCCAGAGCTGATTTGACTGACCAGCCAATGAGAGAAAACATTCTTATACAG tTTGGATCTGTTCTGGCTGACAAAGGATTCACAAATGTGACACTGAGTTGGATTCAAACCCCTGAACAGGTGATTCAGAAGGGGAAAGCTCCTAAAA GTTGCATTAAAGTACCGTGA
- the LOC131544671 gene encoding uncharacterized protein LOC131544671 isoform X2, which produces MKKLCKCLWILLGFLSIQETANGADENAALWRNTNQSSDWDSSWISSYAVDGLRNRCAHTLTETNPWWRVDLLNEYQVNKVAITNRHHLTAYQRINGAVIRVGNFPDDIYSNTVCAVISTIPSGATSNFSCGGIEGRYVIVHISGNLKTLTLCEVEVYGKVMGNWASRGTVIQSSTSGDRFAEKAIDGNRGLQQLYTGCSSTLNQTNPWWRLDLRDVYRVSRVVITNRKDCCAEQMNGVEIHIGNSLKNNGSNNPICAVIPAIPAGESYSYSCGGMEGRYVNLIIPGDMKTLTLCEVEVFGEELI; this is translated from the exons ATGAAGAAGCTCTGCAAGTGCCTGTGGATCTTACTGG GGTTTTTATCAATTCAAGAAACCGCAAATGGAGCAGATG AGAACGCAGCACTATGGCGCAACACAAACCAATCGTCCGATTGGGATTCCAGCTGGATTTCTAGCTATGCTGTTGATGGTTTGCGCAACAGATGTGCACACACCCTCACAGAAACCAACCCGTGGTGGAGAGTGGATCTGCTGAATGAATACCAAGTGAACAAAGTGGCCATCACTAACAGACATCACCTCACCGCTTATCAGAGGATAAACGGGGCGGTGATTCGTGTTGGGAACTTCCCTGACGACATTTACAGCAACACCGT ATGTGCTGTAATTTCTACTATTCCTTCTGGAGCCACATCCAACTTCTCATGCGGTGGGATTGAGGGACGTTACGTGATTGTTCATATTTCTGGAAATCTGAAGACTCTTACTCTCTGTGAGGTCGAAGTCTACGGGAAGGTGATGG GAAATTGGGCATCAAGAGGAACAGTTATACAGTCATCAACATCTGGGGACAGGTTTGCTGAAAAGGCTATTGATGGTAATCGAGGTCTCCAGCAGTTGTATACGGGATGCTCCTCAACACTTAATCAGACTAACCCATGGTGGAGGCTGGATCTGCGTGATGTTTATCGAGTTAGTAGAGTGGTCATTACCAACAGAAAAGACTGTTGTGCTGAACAAATGAACGGAGTGGAGATTCACATCGGAAACTCTTTGAAGAACAACGGCAGCAACAATCCCAT aTGTGCTGTTATTCCTGCTATTCCTGCAGGTGAGTCCTACAGCTACTCATGCGGTGGGATGGAGGGACGTTACGTCAATCTGATCATTCCTGGAGACATGAAGACACTCACTCTCTGTGAGGTGGAGGTTTTTGGAGAAG AGCTGATTTGA
- the LOC131544677 gene encoding uncharacterized protein LOC131544677 isoform X1, with protein sequence MSLPLKQRKHVHHLKKYEGLTSTKRKRAPETPTTTSSIKQTTLVNTRTVSQRSIDKAIVTYVVQGFRPFHVVEEQPFQDFVKELQPIAKIMSRLTLRSMIDDASRGMKRAVTEAMRGVDHIATTTDCWSVRRRSFIGVTAHWIDPDSLKRCSAALACKQLRGSHTFDVLASALNDMHSEFEIRGKIVRTTTDNASNFIKAFNIFGEDENNNAIGSDGDHGSAPQPGEEEDDQEGDEEVECVDVSALLTEDDGLEFQLPKHQRCACHLLNLIATVDAIKATSNEAYKKVYRSTFGKCSALWNKCGKSTLAAEMVEPSSCCARIPPGGTPCSWQWKDC encoded by the coding sequence ATGTCTCTCCCTCTGAAACAGAGAAAGCATGTACACCACCTCAAAAAGTATGAAGGGCTTACATcaacaaagagaaaaagagcTCCTGAGACTCCCACCACCACCTCCAGCATCAAGCAGACCACATTGGTGAACACCAGGACTGTGTCTCAGAGGTCCATTGACAAAGCTATAGTGACTTATGTGGTCCAAGGATTCCGGCCATTTCATGTTGTTGAAGAACAACCATTTCAAGATtttgtgaaggaactgcagCCTATTGCAAAAATTATGTCACGGCTAACTCTGCGCTCCATGATTGATGATGCCTCCAGGGGAATGAAGAGGGCTGTGACTGAGGCCATGAGGGGAGTTGACCATATCGCCACCACCACCGACTGCTGGTCTGTCAGAAGGCGGAGCTTCATTGGTGTTACTGCCCATTGGATTGACCCCGACAGTCTCAAAAGATGCTCAGCAGCCCTAGCCtgtaaacagctgagaggtTCGCACACATTTGATGTGTTGGCAAGTGCCCTGAATGACATGCACTCTGAATTTGAAATTCGGGGGAAGATTGTGCGAACAACAACAGACAATGCTTCTAACTTCATAAAAGCGTTCAACATTTTTGGTGAAGATGAGAACAATAATGCCATTGGAAGTGATGGTGATCATGGCAGTGCACCTCAACCAGGAGAGGAAGAAGATGATCAAGAAGGGGATGAAGAAGTGGAGTGTGTTGATGTGTCAGCACTTCTGACTGAAGATGATGGTTTAGAGTTCCAGCTCCCAAAGCACCAGCGCTGTGCTTGTCACCTACTCAACCTAATAGCTACTGTTGATGCCATAAAAGCCACATCCAATGAGGCGTACAAGAAAGTGTACCGTTCAACATTTGGCAAGTGTAGTGCACTTTGGAACAAATGTGGAAAATCCACCCTTGCAGCCGAAATGGTTGAACCCTCCAGCTGCTGCGCCCGAATTCCACCAGGTGGAACTCCCTGTTCCTGGCAGTGGAAAGACTGCTGA
- the LOC131544677 gene encoding uncharacterized protein LOC131544677 isoform X2 produces MSRLTLRSMIDDASRGMKRAVTEAMRGVDHIATTTDCWSVRRRSFIGVTAHWIDPDSLKRCSAALACKQLRGSHTFDVLASALNDMHSEFEIRGKIVRTTTDNASNFIKAFNIFGEDENNNAIGSDGDHGSAPQPGEEEDDQEGDEEVECVDVSALLTEDDGLEFQLPKHQRCACHLLNLIATVDAIKATSNEAYKKVYRSTFGKCSALWNKCGKSTLAAEMVEPSSCCARIPPGGTPCSWQWKDC; encoded by the coding sequence ATGTCACGGCTAACTCTGCGCTCCATGATTGATGATGCCTCCAGGGGAATGAAGAGGGCTGTGACTGAGGCCATGAGGGGAGTTGACCATATCGCCACCACCACCGACTGCTGGTCTGTCAGAAGGCGGAGCTTCATTGGTGTTACTGCCCATTGGATTGACCCCGACAGTCTCAAAAGATGCTCAGCAGCCCTAGCCtgtaaacagctgagaggtTCGCACACATTTGATGTGTTGGCAAGTGCCCTGAATGACATGCACTCTGAATTTGAAATTCGGGGGAAGATTGTGCGAACAACAACAGACAATGCTTCTAACTTCATAAAAGCGTTCAACATTTTTGGTGAAGATGAGAACAATAATGCCATTGGAAGTGATGGTGATCATGGCAGTGCACCTCAACCAGGAGAGGAAGAAGATGATCAAGAAGGGGATGAAGAAGTGGAGTGTGTTGATGTGTCAGCACTTCTGACTGAAGATGATGGTTTAGAGTTCCAGCTCCCAAAGCACCAGCGCTGTGCTTGTCACCTACTCAACCTAATAGCTACTGTTGATGCCATAAAAGCCACATCCAATGAGGCGTACAAGAAAGTGTACCGTTCAACATTTGGCAAGTGTAGTGCACTTTGGAACAAATGTGGAAAATCCACCCTTGCAGCCGAAATGGTTGAACCCTCCAGCTGCTGCGCCCGAATTCCACCAGGTGGAACTCCCTGTTCCTGGCAGTGGAAAGACTGCTGA